A single genomic interval of Celeribacter indicus harbors:
- a CDS encoding sugar transferase gives MQVYRQGGKRVFDLFVAFCAAPFVVPAILLLAALVRFDGGSAFYTQHRVGRNGRLFRCYKLRSMRPDADAHLERLCREDPKIAAQWHRYQKLDHDPRITPLGHFLRASSLDELPQFFNVVKGDMSFVGPRPFLPSQQSLYEAARGRAYFEMRPGITGLWQVSGRGVTSFTDRVRYDQLYHRKLSLGTDLRLMLRTTVVVLRSTGQ, from the coding sequence ATGCAAGTCTACAGGCAGGGAGGGAAGCGTGTCTTCGATCTCTTCGTGGCCTTCTGCGCGGCGCCCTTCGTGGTCCCGGCGATCCTGCTGCTCGCCGCCCTCGTCCGGTTCGACGGCGGTTCCGCCTTCTACACGCAGCACCGGGTCGGGCGGAACGGACGGCTGTTCCGATGCTACAAGCTGCGCAGCATGCGGCCCGACGCCGACGCCCATCTCGAACGGCTCTGCCGCGAGGATCCGAAGATCGCGGCCCAATGGCACAGGTACCAGAAGCTCGACCACGATCCGCGCATCACCCCGCTCGGGCATTTCCTGCGCGCCTCCAGCCTCGACGAGTTGCCGCAATTCTTCAATGTCGTCAAAGGCGACATGAGTTTCGTCGGCCCGCGCCCCTTCCTGCCGAGCCAGCAGTCGCTCTACGAAGCGGCGCGCGGCCGTGCCTATTTCGAGATGCGGCCGGGGATCACCGGTCTCTGGCAGGTGTCGGGACGGGGCGTGACGAGCTTCACCGATCGCGTGCGCTACGATCAGCTCTATCACAGGAAGCTGAGCCTGGGGACGGATCTGCGGCTGATGCTGCGGACGACGGTGGTGGTGCTGCGCTCCACCGGACAATAA
- a CDS encoding methyl-accepting chemotaxis protein, whose product MFARLMKSRGEKTTARPATPLETVIEANHILIVCSPEGRIERVNDVFCTVTGYTREDVLGKDGTILVRRKDHEEARALWRDLRSGQPREMIAPHLDKQGREIWLSATYSPFRDETGAVRTVYIVGREMSELHLRRRDNRSKEDAIRRSMAVVEFDLEGNILSANDHFLDTTGYTLEEIRGRHHRLFVPQEEAGSEAYRLFWDRLAKGASEKGQVRRLARNGRALWFEATYETLIDPENRPFKVVKHAFDITRARNLEAEAQGQIDAIQKVQAVIEFSPDGTVLRANELFCRAMGYAEEEIVGQHHRLFVGRDHAGTEEHAAFWARLRAGESISDDFDRFGKDGRRVAIRASYNPIRNASGEVVKVVKFAVDTTIFHTTTDTLSAGLGALSQGDLGIELTTDLGGFDAIRQTFNSAVAKLARTILGVAESARIIRAEAEAIGQATSDLARRTESQAATLEQSASALDQLVASVKGVAGTAGSVRSKSEEAKGYTVQAGQVIDRAIAAMDEIESSSKKVASITSVIDDIAFQTNLLALNAGVEAARAGDAGRGFAVVASEVRALAQRSSDAAREIAALISTSNQQVSTGVELVREAGTALSQIRDVAGTIHEGIEQVATSTTEQASGLSELSTAINQLDQTTQQNAAMSEETNAATVNLQSNIAAMEADISFFGRGRPAGTQAAAPARPDRQDRAFARSA is encoded by the coding sequence ATGTTCGCCAGACTCATGAAATCGCGCGGGGAAAAGACGACCGCCCGCCCCGCCACCCCGCTCGAAACAGTGATCGAGGCGAACCACATCCTGATCGTGTGCTCGCCGGAGGGACGGATCGAACGCGTCAACGACGTGTTCTGCACCGTCACCGGCTACACGCGGGAAGATGTGCTCGGCAAGGACGGCACCATCCTTGTGCGCCGGAAGGACCATGAGGAGGCGCGGGCCCTGTGGCGCGACCTCCGGTCGGGCCAACCGCGGGAGATGATCGCGCCGCATCTCGACAAGCAGGGAAGGGAGATCTGGCTCTCCGCCACCTACAGCCCCTTCCGGGACGAGACCGGCGCGGTGCGCACCGTCTATATCGTCGGCCGGGAGATGTCCGAACTTCACCTGCGCCGCCGCGACAACCGCTCCAAGGAGGACGCGATCCGGCGGTCCATGGCGGTCGTCGAATTCGATCTCGAGGGCAATATCCTGAGTGCCAACGACCATTTCCTCGACACGACCGGCTACACGCTCGAGGAGATCCGCGGCCGGCACCACCGCCTCTTCGTCCCGCAGGAGGAGGCCGGGTCGGAGGCCTATCGCCTCTTCTGGGACCGCCTGGCGAAAGGCGCGTCGGAAAAGGGACAGGTCCGGCGGCTCGCCCGGAACGGCCGGGCCCTCTGGTTCGAGGCGACCTATGAAACGCTGATCGACCCTGAAAACCGGCCCTTCAAGGTGGTGAAACACGCCTTCGACATCACCCGCGCCCGCAACCTCGAGGCCGAGGCACAGGGCCAGATCGACGCCATCCAGAAGGTGCAGGCGGTGATCGAATTCAGCCCCGACGGCACCGTCCTGCGCGCCAACGAGCTGTTCTGCCGCGCGATGGGATATGCCGAGGAGGAGATCGTCGGCCAGCATCACCGCCTTTTCGTCGGACGGGACCATGCCGGGACCGAGGAACACGCGGCCTTCTGGGCGCGGCTGCGCGCCGGGGAGAGCATCAGCGACGATTTCGACCGGTTCGGCAAGGATGGCCGGCGCGTCGCGATCCGGGCGAGCTACAATCCGATCCGCAACGCCTCCGGCGAGGTGGTCAAGGTCGTCAAGTTCGCGGTGGACACGACGATCTTCCACACGACGACCGACACGCTCAGCGCCGGCCTCGGGGCCCTGTCGCAGGGCGATCTCGGCATCGAACTGACGACGGATCTCGGCGGGTTCGACGCGATCCGCCAGACCTTCAACTCCGCCGTGGCGAAGCTCGCCCGGACGATCCTCGGCGTTGCGGAAAGCGCCCGGATCATCCGCGCGGAGGCGGAGGCGATCGGCCAGGCGACGAGCGATCTCGCCCGCCGCACCGAAAGCCAGGCCGCCACGCTCGAACAGAGCGCCTCCGCCCTCGACCAGCTCGTCGCCTCGGTGAAGGGCGTGGCGGGCACCGCCGGCAGCGTCCGGTCGAAATCCGAGGAGGCAAAGGGCTATACGGTCCAGGCCGGACAGGTCATCGACCGCGCGATCGCCGCGATGGACGAGATCGAATCCTCTTCGAAGAAGGTGGCCTCGATCACCTCCGTCATCGACGACATCGCCTTCCAGACCAATCTCCTCGCCCTCAACGCGGGCGTCGAGGCGGCGCGCGCCGGGGACGCCGGGCGCGGCTTTGCCGTCGTCGCCTCCGAAGTGCGGGCGCTCGCGCAGCGCTCCTCCGACGCCGCGCGGGAGATTGCCGCGCTGATCTCGACTTCGAACCAGCAGGTGTCGACCGGGGTGGAACTCGTGCGCGAGGCGGGCACCGCCCTGTCGCAGATCCGCGACGTCGCCGGCACGATCCACGAGGGCATCGAACAGGTCGCCACCTCGACCACAGAACAGGCCAGCGGACTGAGTGAACTGAGCACCGCCATCAACCAGCTCGACCAGACCACGCAGCAGAACGCCGCCATGTCGGAGGAAACCAACGCCGCCACCGTCAACCTGCAAAGCAACATCGCCGCGATGGAGGCCGACATCTCCTTCTTCGGCAGGGGCCGGCCGGCGGGGACCCAGGCCGCCGCCCCGGCCCGCCCCGACCGGCAGGACCGGGCCTTCGCCCGCAGCGCCTGA
- a CDS encoding NADP-dependent isocitrate dehydrogenase, whose translation MAQETADIIYTIVDEAPELARGSLLPIITSFSNAAGISVETRDISLAGRILSQFPDYLTDAQKISDDLSALGDYVKTPEANVIKLPNISASVPQLEAAVAELQSQGYGIPDYPADPKTAEEKAVRAKYDAVKGSAVNPVLREGNSDRRSAKAVKEYAKANPHRMGDWSKDSKTTVASMPGDDFFANEKAATITAAQAGGAKIVFRGKDGGETVLKDGLTYEEGTVVDATYLSAKSLRAYIRKEIESMEPGVLFSVHLKATMMKVSDPILFGHFVAVYIEDFLAKHGDKLDFNPNGGLGALERLIKGNAEMEADLKAALAARPPLYMVDSDRGITNLHVPSDVIIDASMPAVIKAGGKGWGPDGKEADTKCCIPDNCYAPVYDETIEYFKETGKLDVTTCGAVSNVGLMAQKAEEYGSHPTTFEAEADGTISIVLEGGEVLHSHEVEKGDIWRSATAKKAPILDWIQLGIERFDATGLAAFWLDGTRAHDAELIKYVKPALEAAGKDIPIMAPRAATRYTFEKMREGHDVVTITGNVLRDYLTDLFPILELGTSAKMLSIVKLMQGGGMFETGAGGSAPKHVQQLQEENHLRWDSLGEFCALGESYKFLATSRDKPKAAVLGAAVEVATQKLLLEGKSPERKVGQNDNRSSHYWFARYWAEALAAQDDDAGLKAHFAPIAEKLAAGEQAILSELQAGEGKPVDMGGYYHADPAKVAAVMRPSATLNAIIG comes from the coding sequence ATGGCCCAGGAAACCGCAGATATCATCTATACCATCGTGGACGAGGCGCCGGAGCTGGCGCGCGGCTCGCTGCTGCCGATCATCACGTCCTTCTCCAACGCGGCGGGGATTTCGGTCGAGACCCGCGACATCTCGCTCGCGGGCCGCATCCTTTCCCAGTTCCCCGACTATCTGACCGACGCGCAGAAGATCTCCGACGATCTCTCGGCCCTCGGCGACTATGTGAAGACGCCCGAGGCGAATGTCATCAAGCTGCCGAACATCTCCGCCTCGGTGCCGCAGCTCGAGGCCGCCGTGGCCGAGCTCCAGTCCCAGGGCTACGGGATCCCGGACTATCCCGCCGACCCGAAGACGGCGGAGGAAAAGGCCGTGCGCGCGAAATACGACGCGGTGAAGGGGTCCGCCGTGAACCCGGTGCTGCGCGAGGGCAATTCCGACCGCCGTTCTGCAAAGGCGGTGAAGGAATATGCAAAGGCCAACCCGCACCGCATGGGCGACTGGTCGAAGGACAGCAAGACGACCGTGGCCTCGATGCCCGGCGACGACTTCTTCGCCAACGAGAAGGCCGCGACCATCACCGCCGCGCAGGCCGGCGGCGCAAAGATCGTGTTCCGCGGCAAGGACGGCGGCGAGACCGTGCTGAAGGACGGGCTCACATACGAGGAGGGCACCGTGGTTGACGCGACCTACCTCTCCGCGAAATCCCTGCGCGCCTATATCCGCAAGGAAATCGAGAGCATGGAGCCGGGCGTCCTGTTCTCCGTCCACCTCAAGGCCACGATGATGAAGGTCTCCGACCCGATCCTCTTCGGCCATTTCGTCGCCGTCTATATCGAGGATTTCCTCGCCAAACACGGCGACAAGCTCGACTTCAACCCCAACGGCGGCCTCGGTGCGCTCGAAAGGCTCATCAAGGGCAATGCCGAGATGGAAGCCGACCTGAAGGCCGCGCTCGCCGCCCGTCCGCCGCTCTACATGGTCGACAGCGACCGCGGCATCACCAACCTGCACGTCCCCTCCGACGTGATCATCGACGCCTCCATGCCCGCCGTGATCAAGGCGGGTGGCAAGGGCTGGGGCCCGGACGGGAAGGAAGCGGACACGAAATGCTGCATCCCCGACAATTGCTATGCGCCCGTCTATGACGAGACGATCGAGTATTTCAAGGAAACCGGGAAGCTCGACGTGACCACCTGCGGCGCCGTGTCGAACGTCGGCCTGATGGCGCAGAAGGCCGAGGAATACGGCTCCCACCCGACCACCTTCGAGGCGGAGGCGGACGGCACCATCTCCATCGTGCTCGAGGGCGGCGAGGTGCTGCATTCCCACGAGGTCGAAAAGGGCGACATCTGGCGCTCCGCCACCGCGAAGAAGGCGCCGATCCTCGACTGGATCCAGCTCGGCATCGAACGGTTCGACGCGACCGGCCTCGCCGCCTTCTGGCTCGACGGGACGCGCGCGCATGACGCGGAGCTGATCAAATACGTCAAACCGGCCCTCGAGGCGGCGGGCAAGGACATTCCGATCATGGCGCCCCGCGCCGCGACCCGCTACACCTTCGAGAAGATGCGCGAAGGCCATGATGTCGTCACCATCACCGGCAACGTGCTGCGCGACTACCTCACCGACCTCTTCCCGATCCTCGAACTCGGCACCTCCGCAAAGATGCTTTCCATCGTGAAGCTGATGCAGGGCGGCGGCATGTTCGAGACCGGCGCCGGCGGCTCCGCGCCCAAGCATGTCCAGCAGTTGCAGGAAGAAAACCACCTGCGCTGGGACAGCCTCGGCGAGTTCTGCGCACTCGGCGAAAGCTACAAGTTCCTCGCCACCTCCCGCGACAAGCCGAAGGCCGCCGTCCTCGGCGCCGCGGTCGAGGTCGCGACGCAGAAGCTCCTGCTCGAGGGCAAGTCGCCCGAACGCAAGGTCGGCCAGAACGACAACCGCAGCTCGCATTACTGGTTCGCCCGCTACTGGGCGGAGGCGCTTGCGGCACAGGATGACGATGCCGGACTGAAAGCGCATTTCGCCCCGATCGCGGAAAAACTCGCCGCCGGGGAACAGGCGATCCTGTCCGAACTTCAGGCCGGGGAGGGCAAACCCGTCGACATGGGCGGCTATTACCATGCCGATCCGGCGAAGGTCGCCGCGGTCATGCGCCCCTCCGCAACGCTGAACGCGATCATCGGCTGA
- a CDS encoding circularly permuted type 2 ATP-grasp protein, with translation MSEKIFDEMWGREDALRAPYAGFQGWFQDEDPKRLRAKQREAEEVFRLTGITFNVYGRAEAEERLIPFDIIPRIISGREWLKLSRGIEQRVRAINAFLHDIYNRQEIIKAGRVPKEMIARNDAFLPHMIGMTPPGGIYTHIVGIDLVRTDDDQFYVLEDNARTPSGVSYMLENRETMLQMFPELFARNRVQAVQDYPANLRRSLAASAPAACAGPPTVAVLTPGIYNSAYFEHAFLADKMGVELVEGHDLRVVDGRVAMRTTQGYKAIDVLYRRVDDDFLDPLNFNPDSALGIPGIMDVYRAGGITIANAPGTGIADDKAIYSYMPEIVEFYTGEKAILENVPTWRCNDPDSLAYVLDHLEDLVVKEVHGSGGYGMLIGPTATKKDLADFRRKLRARPGNYIAQPTLSLSTVPIFTKAGLAPRHVDLRPFVLCSPEGINITPGGLTRVALKKGSLVVNSSQGGGTKDTWVLED, from the coding sequence ATGAGCGAGAAGATCTTTGACGAGATGTGGGGCAGGGAGGACGCGCTGCGCGCGCCCTATGCCGGATTTCAAGGCTGGTTTCAGGACGAGGATCCGAAACGGCTGAGGGCGAAACAGCGCGAGGCGGAGGAGGTGTTCCGCCTCACGGGCATCACCTTCAACGTCTATGGCCGGGCGGAGGCCGAGGAACGGCTCATTCCCTTCGACATCATCCCGCGCATCATCTCAGGGCGCGAATGGCTCAAGCTGTCGCGGGGCATCGAACAGCGGGTGCGCGCGATCAATGCCTTCCTGCACGACATCTACAACCGGCAGGAGATCATCAAGGCCGGGCGCGTCCCGAAGGAGATGATCGCGCGCAACGACGCCTTCCTGCCGCACATGATCGGGATGACGCCGCCGGGCGGGATCTATACCCATATCGTCGGCATCGACCTCGTGCGCACGGATGACGACCAGTTCTATGTGCTCGAGGACAATGCGCGCACGCCCTCGGGCGTGTCCTACATGCTCGAGAACCGCGAGACCATGCTCCAGATGTTCCCCGAGCTCTTCGCGCGCAACCGGGTGCAGGCGGTGCAGGATTATCCCGCCAACCTCCGCCGGTCGCTCGCCGCCTCCGCGCCCGCGGCCTGCGCGGGGCCGCCGACGGTGGCGGTGCTGACGCCGGGGATCTACAACTCGGCCTATTTCGAACATGCCTTCCTCGCCGACAAGATGGGGGTGGAACTGGTCGAGGGGCACGATCTGCGGGTCGTGGACGGGCGCGTGGCGATGCGCACGACCCAGGGCTACAAGGCGATCGACGTGCTCTATCGGCGGGTGGACGACGATTTCCTCGATCCGCTGAACTTCAACCCCGACAGCGCGCTCGGCATTCCGGGGATCATGGATGTCTATCGCGCCGGCGGCATCACCATCGCCAATGCGCCGGGCACGGGCATTGCCGACGACAAGGCGATCTACAGCTACATGCCGGAGATCGTCGAGTTCTACACCGGCGAGAAGGCGATCCTCGAGAACGTGCCGACCTGGCGCTGCAACGATCCCGACAGCCTTGCCTATGTGCTCGACCATCTCGAGGATCTGGTGGTCAAGGAGGTGCACGGCTCGGGCGGCTACGGCATGCTGATCGGCCCCACGGCGACGAAGAAGGACCTTGCGGATTTCCGCCGCAAGCTCAGGGCGCGTCCGGGCAACTACATCGCCCAGCCGACCCTGTCGCTCTCGACCGTCCCGATCTTCACGAAGGCGGGGCTCGCGCCGCGCCATGTGGACCTGCGCCCCTTCGTCCTGTGCTCTCCCGAAGGCATCAACATCACGCCGGGCGGGCTGACCCGCGTCGCGCTGAAGAAAGGGTCGCTGGTGGTGAACTCCTCGCAGGGCGGGGGCACCAAGGACACCTGGGTGCTGGAAGACTGA
- a CDS encoding alpha-E domain-containing protein, whose amino-acid sequence MLGKTANGLYWMYRYLERAENTSRLIETGQRIGLTRLGQDDGEWNSVMQSAGTLPGFREVHDEVTKEAAIDWMLRARENPSSVQSVIASARQNARMVRTALTHEVWEAVNGCYMKTQEILSRRVAERDLPAVLGTIRQRTALVRGATHGTMLRNDIYDFARIGTFLERADNTARILDVKYYVLLPSSVAVGSSIDNVQWETILRSVSASGGYRMAYGSQVNARDIAHFLILDKRMPRSLYFCSSKIRDNLRYLSSDYGTKYRSCDLADGLLRRFMSHDIDAVFDFGLHEYIQNVLSSLGQLGMQIERDFRFYE is encoded by the coding sequence ATGCTCGGCAAAACGGCAAACGGCCTCTACTGGATGTATCGCTACCTGGAGCGGGCCGAAAACACCTCGCGCCTGATCGAGACCGGCCAGCGGATCGGGCTCACCCGCCTCGGCCAGGACGACGGCGAATGGAACTCGGTCATGCAGTCGGCCGGGACGCTTCCCGGCTTCCGGGAGGTCCATGACGAGGTGACGAAGGAGGCGGCGATCGACTGGATGCTGCGGGCGCGGGAGAATCCGTCCTCCGTCCAGTCGGTGATCGCCTCCGCGCGGCAGAACGCGCGCATGGTGCGCACGGCCCTGACCCACGAGGTCTGGGAGGCGGTGAACGGCTGCTACATGAAGACGCAGGAGATCCTGTCGCGCCGGGTCGCCGAGCGCGACCTGCCGGCGGTGCTCGGCACGATCCGGCAGCGCACGGCGCTGGTGCGGGGCGCGACCCATGGCACGATGCTGCGCAACGACATCTACGATTTCGCGCGGATCGGCACGTTCCTCGAACGCGCCGACAACACCGCGCGGATCCTCGACGTGAAATATTACGTGCTCCTGCCGTCCTCGGTCGCGGTCGGCTCCTCCATCGACAACGTGCAATGGGAGACGATCCTGCGCTCCGTCTCCGCCAGCGGCGGCTACCGGATGGCCTACGGCTCCCAGGTCAACGCCCGCGACATCGCGCATTTCCTCATCCTCGACAAGCGTATGCCGCGCTCGCTCTATTTCTGCTCGTCGAAGATCCGCGACAACCTGCGCTACCTGTCCTCCGACTATGGCACGAAGTACCGATCCTGCGATCTCGCGGACGGGCTTTTGCGCCGGTTCATGTCGCACGATATCGACGCGGTCTTCGATTTCGGACTGCACGAATACATCCAGAACGTTCTCAGCTCGCTCGGCCAGCTCGGCATGCAGATCGAGCGGGACTTCCGCTTCTACGAGTGA
- a CDS encoding transglutaminase family protein, giving the protein MRLSIRHTTRYSFDHPVIYGLQQLRKTPKSGHGQEVIRWSTSVTGGRKELEYQDHMHNVVELISFERDVHDLVVQCEGEVEVAETHGVVGAHRGPAPLWMFERPTPLTRAGAGVRALVRRAEGETALARLHELSRIVAEAVAYEIGATHAGGSAEQAVEQGKGVCQDHAHIFIAAAREMGLPARYVSGYLMMDDRVAQDASHAWAEAHVDGLGWVGFDVSNGISPDTRYVRVATGLDYKGAAPVTGTQIGGAGETLSVEIEVAQQQ; this is encoded by the coding sequence ATGCGCCTGTCGATCCGCCACACCACCCGCTACAGTTTCGACCATCCCGTGATCTACGGGCTCCAGCAATTGCGCAAGACGCCGAAATCCGGCCACGGCCAGGAGGTGATCCGCTGGTCCACCTCCGTGACCGGCGGGCGCAAGGAACTCGAATACCAGGACCACATGCACAATGTGGTCGAGCTCATCTCCTTCGAGCGCGACGTGCACGATCTGGTCGTGCAATGCGAGGGCGAGGTGGAGGTGGCGGAGACCCATGGCGTCGTCGGGGCCCACCGCGGCCCCGCGCCGCTGTGGATGTTCGAGCGGCCGACGCCGCTCACCCGCGCCGGGGCGGGGGTCCGGGCGCTGGTCCGCAGGGCGGAGGGCGAGACCGCGCTCGCCCGGCTGCACGAGCTGTCGCGCATCGTCGCGGAGGCGGTCGCCTACGAGATCGGCGCCACCCATGCCGGCGGCAGCGCCGAGCAGGCGGTGGAGCAGGGCAAGGGCGTCTGCCAGGACCATGCCCATATCTTCATCGCGGCGGCGCGGGAGATGGGGCTGCCCGCGCGCTACGTCTCCGGCTATCTGATGATGGACGACCGCGTGGCGCAGGACGCCTCCCACGCCTGGGCGGAGGCGCATGTCGACGGGCTCGGATGGGTCGGCTTCGACGTCTCCAACGGCATTTCGCCCGACACGCGCTATGTCCGGGTCGCGACGGGGCTGGACTACAAGGGCGCGGCTCCTGTAACTGGCACGCAGATCGGCGGGGCGGGGGAAACGCTCTCCGTCGAGATCGAAGTCGCACAACAACAATAA
- a CDS encoding proteasome-type protease — protein MTYCVGMMLDRGLVLMSDTRTNAGVDNISTFRKMFTWEAPGERVLTVMTAGNLATTQALVSILDERTKAPEEREPSILSAPSMFQVARLVAGTLKDVISTHAETGQRADSAFNATVILGGQIRGAPPRLFLIYPEGNFIEAGEETPFFQIGETKYGRPILVRAYDRGMSFEEAVKLLLVSFDSTVKANLSVGLPFDLQVIGRDALGVTHQHRIQADDPYFLTISSGWGEALKAAMDSLPDFTF, from the coding sequence ATGACCTATTGCGTGGGCATGATGCTCGATCGCGGACTCGTCCTGATGTCGGACACGCGCACGAATGCTGGCGTGGACAATATTTCCACCTTTCGCAAGATGTTCACCTGGGAGGCGCCGGGGGAGCGGGTGCTCACGGTGATGACGGCCGGCAATCTCGCCACCACGCAGGCGCTCGTGTCGATCCTCGACGAGCGCACCAAGGCGCCGGAGGAGCGCGAGCCCTCGATCCTGTCGGCGCCCTCGATGTTCCAGGTCGCCCGCCTCGTCGCCGGCACGCTGAAGGACGTGATCTCCACCCATGCCGAGACCGGCCAGCGCGCCGACAGCGCCTTCAACGCGACGGTGATCCTCGGCGGCCAGATCAGGGGGGCGCCGCCGCGCCTGTTCCTCATCTATCCCGAGGGCAATTTCATCGAGGCGGGAGAGGAGACGCCCTTTTTCCAGATCGGGGAAACGAAATACGGCCGGCCGATCCTCGTGCGCGCCTATGACCGCGGCATGTCCTTCGAGGAGGCGGTGAAGCTCCTGCTCGTCTCCTTCGACAGCACGGTGAAGGCGAATCTCTCGGTGGGCCTGCCCTTCGATCTCCAGGTGATCGGGCGCGACGCGCTCGGGGTCACGCATCAGCACCGCATCCAGGCGGACGATCCTTATTTCCTGACGATTTCCTCGGGCTGGGGCGAGGCGCTGAAGGCGGCGATGGACAGCCTGCCCGACTTCACCTTCTGA
- the tsaD gene encoding tRNA (adenosine(37)-N6)-threonylcarbamoyltransferase complex transferase subunit TsaD: MSGLILGIETSCDDTSAALVDRSGHVAAIRTVSQFEIHDSFGGVYPELASRAHLEAILPVIGEVMDEAGVTPRDLTAIGVTRGPGLIGSLLVGLSTAEALSMGWGVPAYGVNHLRGHIRSVALEGGVTDHPAVVMLVSGGHTLIAEVTDAWTCRLLGTTRDDSVGESYDKVARMLGFGMPGGPAIDRAAKAGTATLRLPRPMKNEGYEFSFSGLKSSVARHVETHPEISPEDMSASFVAACIEVLAAKAERALVECRPKSLVIVGGVAASPQLRAAMAEVADRHGVALCLPPVTWATDNAAMIAMATWDYLDRGVQPDLVPKPNLPLEMP; encoded by the coding sequence ATGAGCGGGCTCATCCTCGGGATCGAAACCTCCTGCGACGACACCTCCGCGGCGCTCGTCGACCGCAGCGGCCATGTCGCCGCGATCCGGACCGTCTCCCAGTTCGAGATTCACGACTCCTTCGGCGGGGTCTATCCCGAACTCGCCTCCCGCGCCCATCTCGAGGCGATCCTGCCGGTGATCGGGGAGGTGATGGACGAGGCCGGGGTCACGCCGCGCGACCTGACCGCCATCGGCGTCACCCGCGGGCCGGGGCTGATCGGCTCGCTGCTCGTCGGTCTCTCGACGGCGGAGGCGCTCTCGATGGGCTGGGGCGTGCCGGCCTACGGGGTGAACCACCTGCGCGGCCATATCCGCTCCGTCGCGCTCGAGGGCGGCGTGACGGATCATCCCGCGGTGGTGATGCTCGTGTCCGGCGGGCACACCCTGATCGCGGAAGTGACGGACGCCTGGACCTGCCGCCTGCTCGGTACGACGCGCGACGACAGCGTCGGCGAAAGCTACGACAAGGTGGCGCGGATGCTCGGGTTCGGGATGCCGGGCGGCCCCGCGATCGACCGTGCCGCAAAGGCGGGAACCGCCACGCTGCGCCTGCCCCGGCCGATGAAGAACGAGGGCTACGAATTCTCCTTCTCCGGCCTCAAGTCCTCCGTCGCGCGCCATGTCGAAACCCATCCCGAGATCTCGCCGGAGGACATGTCCGCCTCCTTCGTCGCCGCCTGCATCGAGGTGCTCGCGGCCAAGGCGGAGCGCGCGCTCGTCGAATGCCGGCCGAAATCGCTCGTCATCGTCGGCGGCGTCGCGGCGTCGCCGCAGCTCCGCGCCGCGATGGCGGAGGTGGCCGACCGACACGGCGTCGCGCTCTGCCTGCCGCCCGTGACCTGGGCGACGGACAATGCGGCGATGATCGCTATGGCGACATGGGACTACCTGGACCGCGGCGTGCAGCCGGATCTCGTGCCGAAACCCAACCTGCCGCTGGAAATGCCATAG
- a CDS encoding L-threonylcarbamoyladenylate synthase — MTHGVAEIARCLTEGGVVLLPTDTVLGLAVSPARSDAVDRLYALKMRPRDKNLPVMVADAGQIAALGAEIPPAADALLASRFVPGALTLVFGLDQTRAPGWLAGRAEIAVRIPDDARLLAVLRETGPLLVTSANRSGAETPATTVEAAAQLAGAPDMTVPGSGSAAAPSTIVNCRLSPVKIERHGAIPAAEIAALTGAVQ, encoded by the coding sequence ATGACCCACGGCGTCGCAGAGATTGCCCGCTGCCTCACCGAGGGCGGCGTGGTGCTCCTCCCGACCGACACGGTGCTCGGCCTCGCCGTCTCGCCCGCCCGGTCCGACGCCGTGGACCGGCTCTACGCCCTGAAGATGCGCCCGCGCGACAAGAACCTGCCGGTGATGGTCGCGGATGCCGGCCAGATCGCGGCCCTCGGGGCGGAAATCCCGCCGGCGGCCGACGCCCTGCTCGCGAGCCGCTTCGTGCCCGGCGCGCTGACGCTCGTCTTCGGCCTCGACCAGACCCGCGCACCCGGCTGGCTTGCGGGCCGCGCGGAGATCGCGGTGCGCATTCCCGACGACGCCCGACTGCTCGCCGTGCTGCGCGAGACCGGACCGCTCCTCGTGACCTCCGCCAACCGCTCCGGCGCGGAGACGCCGGCGACGACCGTGGAGGCCGCAGCACAGCTCGCGGGTGCGCCCGACATGACCGTCCCCGGCTCCGGCAGCGCGGCGGCCCCCTCGACCATCGTCAATTGCCGCCTCTCGCCGGTGAAGATCGAACGCCACGGCGCGATCCCCGCCGCCGAGATCGCCGCACTCACGGGAGCGGTGCAATGA